The Mesorhizobium loti genome includes a region encoding these proteins:
- a CDS encoding GNAT family N-acetyltransferase: protein MTEITVRPLAQSDHADWRRLWTDYLTFYETKLPEEVYAVTWKRLFTPGEFEPKGFIATSGGKAVGLTHYLYHRSGWSEKNNCYLQDLFADPDVRGKGIGAALIKAVKEEAAKIGVKNVYWMTHETNATARKLYDHVARRTGFIEYDLL from the coding sequence ATGACCGAGATCACCGTCCGCCCGCTCGCGCAGTCCGACCACGCCGACTGGCGGCGCCTGTGGACCGACTACCTCACCTTTTACGAGACGAAGCTTCCCGAAGAGGTCTATGCCGTCACCTGGAAGCGGCTGTTCACGCCGGGTGAGTTCGAACCGAAAGGCTTCATCGCCACATCAGGCGGCAAGGCGGTCGGCCTCACCCACTATCTCTACCACCGCTCCGGCTGGTCGGAAAAAAACAACTGCTATCTGCAAGACCTGTTCGCCGACCCGGATGTGCGCGGCAAGGGCATCGGCGCGGCCCTGATCAAGGCGGTGAAAGAGGAAGCCGCAAAAATCGGCGTCAAGAACGTCTACTGGATGACGCACGAGACCAACGCCACCGCGCGCAAGCTCTACGACCATGTCGCGCGACGGACGGGCTTCATCGAGTACGATCTGCTGTAG
- a CDS encoding LysR family transcriptional regulator codes for MTSLDVDAVRTFVMVADLQSFTRAAAALGSTQATISVKLRRLEEKLGARLIERTPRRVSLSARGAIFLPAAREFLAAHERAITEFSEAPCRLALGFVDHVAGPELSILIAQLHAHDPSLALNIRIDTSSLLEDAFDRGELDAVIVHRESDGRRGEALSRTHYGWFAAPAFEWRPGTPLRLALLSTVCNCPDRVRAVEALDKAGIAWNEAYVGGGGAAVNIAVSAGFALSALAYRVAPPGLIEVGRKFSLPPIPSSEIVLHARALAPRAREALKMLATAFRESNLPTG; via the coding sequence ATGACCAGCCTTGATGTCGACGCCGTGCGGACCTTCGTCATGGTGGCCGATCTGCAGAGCTTCACCCGGGCGGCGGCGGCGCTGGGCAGCACCCAGGCGACGATCAGCGTCAAGCTGCGCCGGCTTGAAGAAAAGCTCGGGGCGCGTTTGATCGAACGAACCCCGCGCCGCGTGAGCCTGTCAGCGAGAGGAGCGATCTTTCTCCCAGCGGCGCGCGAATTCCTTGCCGCCCATGAACGCGCCATCACGGAGTTTTCCGAGGCGCCGTGCCGGCTTGCCCTCGGCTTTGTCGACCACGTCGCGGGACCCGAGCTTTCCATACTGATAGCCCAGCTTCATGCCCACGATCCGTCGCTCGCGCTCAATATAAGGATCGATACCAGCTCCTTGCTGGAGGACGCTTTCGATCGCGGCGAACTCGATGCGGTCATTGTGCACCGGGAGAGCGACGGTCGCCGGGGCGAAGCCTTGTCGCGCACCCATTATGGCTGGTTCGCCGCCCCCGCCTTCGAATGGCGACCCGGGACGCCCTTGCGCCTGGCGCTTTTAAGCACCGTATGCAACTGCCCGGACCGTGTGAGAGCGGTCGAGGCGCTGGACAAAGCAGGCATTGCCTGGAATGAGGCTTACGTCGGCGGTGGCGGCGCGGCCGTCAACATCGCGGTATCGGCCGGTTTTGCTCTATCCGCCCTCGCTTACCGTGTGGCCCCTCCCGGTTTGATCGAGGTTGGCCGCAAATTCAGCCTGCCGCCAATTCCCTCTTCCGAGATTGTTCTACATGCGCGCGCTTTGGCGCCACGGGCACGAGAGGCACTGAAGATGCTCGCAACCGCTTTTCGCGAGTCCAATTTGCCGACAGGATAG
- a CDS encoding MFS transporter has protein sequence MRFQIERNTVALVGACLASLLFGLEISSVPVILPKLESVLAADFKDLQWIMNAYTIACTTVLMATGTLADRFGRKRVMVITTIAFGFASLLCGLAPSAPILIIARFLQGLAGGAMFTCSVAVLSHQFQDGGERGKAFVAWSVVSGIGLGFGPAIGGLIVAFSSWQWVFLIHVPLAILALVFIGRGVTESRDHNAQRLDRAGILTLSFAVFGFSYLITQGADLGSGARIGVTVAAVLSFIAFLFAEKISPYPMFDFSVFRIRQFSGAIMGGIGMNFSYWPFIIYLPIYFSGVLGYDSTTTGLLLLVYTLPLMLMSSTAERLRARYQARVAIPLGLLTLGIGFIAMRIGSGLEGANWVTMLPGTLIAGIGIGLTNSPTTNTTTGSVSPDRAGMASGIDISARLITLAINIAVLGLLLTQGIVSYLRNAFDGAFGPNELGALAEKIATGNLDGLTQYSPRLATLDPSGAIAHAALVNGFGWVMLYCGIGVLALAVISFIIFGAKTDAPQEQRGHGSAQTAGEARS, from the coding sequence ATGAGGTTTCAAATTGAGCGAAACACCGTTGCGCTTGTGGGGGCCTGCCTTGCCTCGCTGCTGTTCGGTCTCGAAATCTCCAGCGTACCGGTGATCCTTCCGAAACTGGAAAGCGTGCTCGCCGCCGATTTCAAGGATTTGCAGTGGATCATGAATGCCTACACCATTGCCTGCACCACGGTGTTGATGGCAACGGGGACGCTGGCCGACCGTTTCGGGCGCAAACGGGTGATGGTGATCACCACCATAGCCTTCGGCTTTGCCTCTTTGCTGTGCGGCCTCGCACCGAGCGCTCCAATTCTGATCATCGCCCGCTTTTTGCAAGGGCTCGCGGGCGGAGCGATGTTCACGTGCAGCGTGGCCGTGCTGTCCCATCAGTTTCAAGATGGTGGTGAACGCGGCAAGGCTTTCGTCGCCTGGAGCGTCGTCTCGGGCATCGGGCTCGGTTTCGGGCCCGCCATTGGCGGATTGATCGTGGCGTTCTCCAGTTGGCAATGGGTGTTCCTCATCCATGTGCCGCTGGCGATCCTTGCTTTGGTCTTCATCGGCAGAGGCGTCACTGAATCACGCGATCACAACGCCCAGAGGCTTGATCGGGCCGGCATCCTGACGCTCTCATTCGCGGTGTTCGGCTTCTCTTATCTGATCACGCAAGGCGCCGATCTCGGGTCCGGTGCCCGCATCGGCGTGACCGTCGCGGCCGTCCTGTCCTTCATCGCGTTCCTTTTTGCCGAGAAGATCAGTCCCTATCCGATGTTCGATTTCTCCGTCTTCCGCATCCGTCAGTTTTCGGGAGCGATCATGGGCGGCATTGGCATGAATTTCAGCTACTGGCCGTTCATCATCTATCTGCCGATCTATTTTTCGGGCGTTCTGGGCTATGACAGCACCACGACCGGCCTGTTGCTGCTCGTCTACACGCTTCCCCTGATGCTGATGTCCTCGACCGCCGAGCGCTTGCGCGCGCGCTATCAGGCGCGGGTTGCGATCCCGCTCGGTCTGCTGACATTAGGGATCGGCTTTATCGCCATGCGGATAGGGTCCGGGCTCGAGGGCGCCAATTGGGTGACCATGCTGCCCGGTACGCTGATCGCCGGCATCGGCATCGGCCTGACCAATTCACCGACCACCAACACCACGACCGGCTCGGTGTCGCCGGATCGTGCCGGCATGGCTTCGGGCATCGATATCAGTGCGCGCTTGATCACGCTCGCCATCAACATCGCGGTGCTGGGCCTGCTGCTTACGCAGGGGATAGTCTCTTATCTCCGGAACGCGTTTGACGGGGCGTTCGGCCCGAATGAACTGGGTGCACTGGCGGAAAAGATCGCCACCGGAAATCTCGATGGCTTGACGCAATATTCGCCCAGGCTCGCGACCCTAGACCCATCCGGCGCCATCGCGCATGCCGCACTGGTCAACGGTTTTGGCTGGGTCATGCTCTATTGCGGGATCGGCGTTCTCGCTCTTGCCGTCATCAGCTTCATCATCTTCGGCGCCAAGACCGACGCGCCGCAAGAGCAGAGGGGGCATGGTTCCGCTCAGACCGCGGGCGAGGCCCGCTCGTAG
- a CDS encoding MoxR family ATPase has protein sequence MRFEGTAAYVADKDLMVAVNAAIALERPLLVKGEPGTGKTELARQVAAALGLDLIEWHVKSTTRAQQGLYEYDAVSRLRDSQLGDIRFNDIKNYIKRGKLWEAFAAGRKVVLLIDEIDKADIEFPNDLLQELDRMEFFVYETGETIRAAVRPIVIITSNNEKELPDAFLRRCFFHYIRFPDVDTLHKIVDVHYPGIKQNLVRAALTQFYEIRDVPGLKKKPSTSEALDWIRLLVADDIAPEDLRADPKNALPKLHGALLKNEQDVHLFERLAFMARRQG, from the coding sequence ATGCGTTTCGAAGGCACGGCGGCCTATGTCGCCGACAAGGATCTGATGGTGGCCGTCAACGCGGCGATCGCACTGGAGCGGCCCTTGCTGGTCAAGGGCGAGCCCGGCACCGGCAAGACGGAACTGGCCCGCCAGGTGGCAGCGGCGCTTGGCCTCGACCTCATCGAATGGCACGTCAAATCGACCACGCGGGCGCAGCAGGGCCTGTACGAATATGACGCCGTCTCGCGCCTGCGCGACAGCCAGCTCGGCGATATCAGGTTCAACGACATCAAAAACTACATCAAGCGCGGCAAATTGTGGGAGGCGTTCGCGGCCGGCAGAAAGGTCGTGCTCTTGATCGACGAGATCGACAAGGCCGACATCGAATTCCCCAACGACCTCCTGCAGGAACTCGATCGGATGGAGTTCTTCGTCTACGAGACCGGCGAAACCATCCGCGCCGCCGTCAGGCCGATCGTCATCATCACCTCCAACAACGAGAAGGAGCTGCCGGACGCCTTTCTGCGCCGCTGCTTCTTTCACTACATCCGCTTTCCCGACGTCGACACGCTGCACAAAATCGTCGACGTCCACTATCCCGGCATCAAGCAGAATCTGGTTCGGGCAGCGCTTACCCAGTTCTACGAGATCCGCGACGTGCCCGGCCTGAAGAAGAAGCCGTCGACCTCCGAGGCGCTCGACTGGATAAGGCTGCTGGTCGCCGACGACATCGCGCCGGAAGATTTGCGCGCCGACCCGAAGAACGCGCTGCCGAAGCTGCATGGGGCGCTGCTGAAAAACGAACAGGATGTGCATTTGTTCGAACGGCTGGCCTTCATGGCCAGACGGCAGGGATGA
- a CDS encoding 5-formyltetrahydrofolate cyclo-ligase yields the protein MTSPTDLKKQLRREALGRRDALDEFWRVEVALEMAETARDHLHVEPGQIVSGFWPMRSEVDVRPLMFALREKGARLCLPAILDKTTIVFRELVRGAPMVEMGFGTVGPHEEAEELDPSVMLVPLAAFDARGHRIGYGAGYYDRAIAKLLDKGKPPRLIGIAFDCQEVALVPDENHDVVISEILTESGLRRFAPKL from the coding sequence ATGACCTCTCCCACAGACCTGAAAAAACAGCTTCGCCGTGAGGCCCTCGGGCGCCGCGACGCGCTCGATGAATTCTGGCGGGTGGAGGTCGCGCTTGAAATGGCCGAGACGGCACGCGATCACCTCCACGTCGAGCCGGGCCAGATCGTTTCCGGCTTCTGGCCGATGCGTTCGGAAGTCGACGTCCGGCCGCTGATGTTTGCCTTGCGCGAAAAGGGCGCACGGCTTTGCCTGCCGGCCATTCTCGACAAGACCACCATCGTCTTTCGTGAATTGGTGCGCGGCGCGCCGATGGTCGAGATGGGTTTCGGCACGGTCGGGCCGCACGAAGAGGCCGAGGAGCTCGACCCGTCGGTGATGCTGGTGCCGCTTGCCGCCTTCGATGCGCGCGGCCATCGCATCGGCTATGGCGCTGGCTATTACGACCGTGCCATCGCCAAGCTGCTCGACAAGGGAAAGCCGCCGCGACTGATCGGCATCGCTTTCGACTGCCAGGAAGTGGCGTTGGTGCCGGATGAGAACCACGACGTCGTCATTTCGGAAATACTCACCGAGAGCGGGTTGCGCCGCTTCGCGCCAAAATTGTAG
- a CDS encoding YmdB family metallophosphoesterase, which produces MRLLFLGDMVGKTGRTAVWEQLPGLISDFKLDFVIVNGENAAGGFGITEEIFRETIAAGADVVTTGNHVWDQRDALAFAPREERFLRPSNFPKGTPGRGSGVYIARSGARVLVANIMGRVFMHPELDDPFQAGERELAACPLGEQADAVIIDFHAEATSEKMCFAHFVDGRASLVVGTHTHQPTGDHQILNGGTGYISDAGMCGDYDSSLGMDKEEPLNRFLSKVPKGRFEAATGPATLCGVGVDISDRTGLTERIAPFRRGPRLEETAPSFWS; this is translated from the coding sequence ATGAGACTTCTCTTCCTCGGTGACATGGTTGGAAAGACAGGACGCACGGCGGTGTGGGAACAGCTGCCCGGCCTGATCTCCGACTTCAAACTCGATTTCGTCATCGTCAATGGCGAGAACGCCGCTGGCGGCTTCGGCATCACCGAAGAGATCTTTCGCGAAACGATCGCGGCCGGTGCGGATGTCGTCACCACCGGCAACCACGTCTGGGACCAGCGTGACGCGCTCGCCTTCGCGCCGCGCGAAGAGCGTTTTCTGCGCCCCTCCAACTTTCCCAAAGGCACGCCCGGGCGCGGCTCCGGCGTCTATATCGCGAGGAGCGGCGCCCGCGTGCTGGTCGCCAACATCATGGGCCGGGTGTTCATGCATCCCGAACTCGACGACCCGTTCCAGGCCGGCGAACGCGAGCTTGCCGCCTGTCCGCTCGGCGAGCAGGCGGATGCCGTGATCATCGACTTCCACGCCGAGGCGACCTCGGAAAAGATGTGCTTCGCGCATTTCGTCGACGGCCGCGCCAGTCTCGTCGTCGGCACCCACACCCACCAGCCGACCGGCGATCATCAGATCCTCAATGGCGGCACCGGCTATATCTCCGACGCCGGCATGTGCGGCGACTATGATTCCTCGCTCGGCATGGACAAGGAGGAGCCGCTCAACCGGTTCCTGTCGAAAGTGCCGAAAGGGCGTTTCGAGGCAGCCACCGGACCGGCGACATTGTGCGGCGTCGGCGTCGATATTTCCGACCGCACAGGGCTCACCGAGCGGATCGCGCCGTTTCGTCGCGGCCCGCGGCTGGAGGAAACCGCGCCATCCTTCTGGTCGTGA
- a CDS encoding TerC family protein, whose amino-acid sequence MQLIEFLAPHFQFVSDPTAWVALLTLVVLEIVLGIDNLIFISILTNKLPEAQRAQARRLGISAALIMRLVLLATISIIVQLTAPVFTAFGHGFSWRDLILIAGGLFLVWKATKEIHHTVDPDDHKDTMLGETLQISLAGAIFQILLLDLVFSIDSIITAVGMTDEIAIMYIAVIVAVSVMMLAAGPLADFIAKNPSIVMLALGFLLMIGMTLIADGMGYHVPKGYIYAAMGFSALVEGLNMLARRRKKAKSGAGH is encoded by the coding sequence ATGCAGCTCATCGAATTCCTGGCGCCGCATTTTCAATTCGTGTCCGATCCAACGGCCTGGGTCGCGCTGCTGACGCTGGTGGTGCTGGAGATCGTACTCGGCATCGACAATCTGATCTTCATCTCGATCCTGACCAACAAGCTGCCGGAGGCACAACGGGCCCAGGCTCGCCGCCTCGGCATTTCGGCGGCGCTGATCATGCGGCTGGTGCTGCTGGCCACCATTTCCATCATCGTCCAGTTGACGGCGCCAGTGTTCACCGCATTCGGCCACGGCTTCTCCTGGCGCGACCTGATCCTGATCGCCGGCGGCCTGTTCCTGGTCTGGAAGGCGACGAAGGAGATCCATCACACGGTCGATCCCGACGACCACAAGGACACGATGCTGGGCGAGACGCTGCAGATCAGCCTTGCCGGTGCGATCTTCCAGATCCTGCTGCTCGACCTGGTCTTCTCGATCGATTCGATCATCACCGCCGTCGGCATGACCGACGAGATCGCCATCATGTACATCGCCGTGATCGTCGCGGTGAGCGTGATGATGCTGGCGGCCGGACCGCTTGCGGACTTCATCGCCAAGAACCCGAGCATCGTCATGCTGGCGCTGGGCTTCCTGCTGATGATCGGCATGACGCTGATCGCCGACGGCATGGGCTATCACGTGCCCAAGGGCTACATCTACGCGGCCATGGGTTTCTCGGCGCTGGTCGAAGGGCTCAACATGCTGGCGCGACGGCGCAAGAAGGCGAAGTCGGGCGCCGGGCACTGA